In Setaria italica strain Yugu1 chromosome IX, Setaria_italica_v2.0, whole genome shotgun sequence, the genomic stretch GATTCGGATGCGTGTCCCGTTGCCCCAATCCATCCAGAGCAGGCTTCAAGCCGAACAGACCGTAGAGTCCGCATGAGGAGAGCTGACGAGCCGAACAGACGAGCCGACAAACACCTCCTTTCTATGCCCGCATGAGGAGAGCTGCTGCCTTGAGAGCTTCGCTTTTCATCTCGTATATGAAACTTGAGAGCTGCTGCCTGACCAACCCTTCCAGCTTGCACTTTTCATCTTGCCCACTGAGCCGAACAGGAAAAAAGTATGCAGACTGTATTTTTGTATTCATATGTGAGTTTTGGATAAGCAGCAATAAAATGGCTTAGTGAAAAGAACAATTGAGTAGATAAAATTGTTTGTGCTACTGGCTTAGTGAAAAGTTCATAATCGTCGAAATAGTGCAATTGGACCATTATAGTCTTACGGTGGCTACAAAAATTATGAAAGCATGACTACTACTCAAATGTTGTCGGATTTGACACTTCATCAAAATGTAATTTTCGGACAGCAGATGCATCTTGATGAATGCCAGCTAAAAGACTTGTAAATCCTCCTTGAACTGAAGGAGGAACCATATATCCTCTTTGGATTGAAGGAGGAATTAAATATCCTTCTTGGACTGAAGGAGGAACCATATATCCTCTTTGCATTGAAGGAGCAAACATATATGCTCCTTGGTTTGAAAGAGTAACCATAGCCGAAAATTCACTATATGTATTGGTCGAGAAGTCTAGTGGTACAATATCAGCTCCACTGCTTGCATCAGAAGAACGCTGCACAGATTTTTTTCAGGACATGCTTTTAAATGGATCATTCAAGAGATAAATAGAACTTCATTCTCTTTCTTACAATCAATTCTTTTGGATGTTGTGCGATGTCCCTATTGTGTGTGGCATCCTTTTGACCTCTTCCTGTAGAATACAGatatataaatatattactagctATAAATATGAGATGGTAAAATACATGTTTTAATTGGTGGCAGTACCAGTTTTCTtagtagttttctttttcttccctttcttccttctcaagtacatcttctctttttttctttgcacCTTTTATCACTTCAGGAACTCTAATAGATACTTAACCTTTTAATATGTTTGTATCATATTCATTACAACTTTGGGAAACTCCACAAGATTTTCCAAGTCTTTGGCTCAGTGTAGTATCTGCTTCCAAGTCCAATTGAAGAAGCTCTTTTGAAACTAAGCACTTCAATGCAATTGATGTTGCCTTTCGAGCGATATGTGCTACTTGTGCTTTTGAAgtttcattttcaattatttgtCTCTTCTCACAATAAAACTCTCTTTTGCATACTTTGTCCATCTATTTAGTATATACTGAGATGGCAAGATAAAAACCTCATTGATAGTAAAGACTTGGATAGCATGCTTGCATAAAATACCTGTAATATAGGTACACGGATTTGAGCAATATATACTATGAAGTAGTATTAATTTGAAATGTGATACATACCAATGCATTCATCCTTTCTGCAGGAACATGATATGGTAGGCGTAATCTTGTAGGTGCTGATTGTCCCCTCAGACCGTAATAGTTTGCATGAGAAAGAAAATTGCTCCTCAAAATCTGAATAAAGCTTCGTTGTATATGATTGAGCTGCAGTCTTCAACATTGCTAAATGTGACATATAAAGAATTGGGTTAGTGGATCGTGATTTATAGTTCGCATCCAACTCGTTCTCACGGAGTCCAGCAGCACATTTCTTGCATTCTTCTGTGAGCTTAGAAAGGCAGAGTCTTCTTTGAAACTTTTTCTTGAAAACATTATTCATACCTTCACTCCTTTGGGTTGAGGTCATATCGGCAGTAAAAGAGTCACGGAAGACAGCAGCCCAGTGCGCCCACCATGAGTTCTTCTCAAGTTTATATTTGATCAACATTTCATGCCATAACTCATCGAAGTATGCCACAGAACTCTCTTGGTAGACACATTTCTTAAATTCTGCAAGAAATTAGGGATGGTCCTCAATTACATGACCGAGATGTTTAGCGGCATTTTGGAAAATATGCCACAAACAAAGACGATGCCTCATGTTAGGGAATACAATTCTAATTGCAGCAGACATGGCAGCACATTGATCCGTGAAAATTGTGCTAGAATGCTTGTTGGACATTGCTGTTAGGAATGTTTTAAAGAGccaaacaaatgattcaatGGTTTCATTGTATAAGAGTGCAGCCCCAAATATAATTGTTTGCTTGTGATAGTTGGTTCCAAGAAGTGGTGCAAAAGGCATCTCAAATTTGTTGGTTTGAAATGTTGTGTCAAATGACATTGCATCACCAAAACATGCATAATCCATGATAGCTTGACCATCTGCCCAAAAGAAATTGGCTATCCGACCATCTTCCTCATCTACTTGTATGACATAAAAAAATGTAGATCCTCTAATTGCTTATTCCTCAAATCTTCTAGTAGTGTTTGTGTATCATTGAATGGTAAGTACTTCTTCCGCTCATGATCAATCAAATTATTACAATCCATTTGCGAGAAAGGTACATTCTCAACTCCTCCATACCACCGCTTAAAAAATTCATACGCTATGGCTGGTTGTATTCCAACTCCTCGTATATGAGCAATTAGTTGTTTATCTGCCTCTATAATATTTCTTTGAGACCTCAGCTTGTTTACCTTATTTGGGCTAGCAAGATAGTGATTGTGATCAAATACAACCTTTTGAACTGTCCAAATGCCCTCTTGACTTATACTAAACTGAACCCGAGCATTACAATTTGTTCTTGTAGTagcattttctttttaattctCATGTGATGAATGCTTACCTCGTTGTCCTTGATTGCTGCAAACTATGTGCTTCTGATATATACTTCCATCCGATCTATGTTTTTTTGCCTTGTAGTGTTCTTTCTTATACTAAAACCAATAGTCCTAGCATATGCATTGTACATCTCATATGCATCATCCTTTGATTTGAAAGACATCCCAACTTGAGGTACAACTGCAGATTGGTCATGATTACTACCCTCCTGCAGTCCAATGAAATAGTAATTAAAATACAAAACTGTAATATTGAAAGATATGTCAAGACTCCATTTTGTTACTTTTGAACTACCTGATCTTGAGGTGCCACTTCTTCTGACATCCGTGAAGCTGATATAGTTGAATTTGGTGGCATCACCGTCACCTCTGGGAGCATGGACGCACCCGTGACCGGCTCAATGGTGGGGCTCGATGATGATCTCGATGGTGGAGCACAACGAATTGTGATCTCTACTACGAGGGTTGAAGAAATCACAGCGATTGTGTCCGTGTTGGTTGCGGGCATTGATGTTAGAATTGTCTGGACCATGTTCCCAGAAGCTGCACTTGATTGTCCGACGGCAGAATCCTCCATCCGCTCGATCAGTTTTTTTATGGAGGGGCCATAATCTGTGGAAGAAAATTCTCTGCTGGTGTCGCGCAGGGCTTGGAAGCTGCGTGGGGCCTGGAAGCTCGAGCTGGCGCCCGACCGCCGGCATGCGACGCGGGGGCGGGGTGCTGCGGTTGGCGTCTAGGGCGGCCAGCATCTAGGGCGGGGTGCCACGGGACGGCGTGTGGATCTCTTGCAAAACCACGGGATGGCGTGTGGATCGTTTGTTCAGCTCGTCAGCTCTCCCCATGCGGACTCTACGGCCTGTTCGGCTCGAAGCTTGCTCTGGATTGGGGCAGCGGGACACGCGTCCGAATCCTTGGCGGTGTCGCACACCAGGCACGGTGCGGCACCACCGTAGATAATTTTATTCCCTGTGGTTTACACATAACGACATTATTACAAATCACATCACATAGTATCTGTTTGCAGATGATCTTCTCAAAAAGAAATCTGATAAGACGCAATAGCTTTCTGAACCTGGTCATGAGCCCATGACTAATAGAGACACATGCACGTGGATGCTGGCACGCAGAATTGAAGGCACCTCCTGTAGCAATTCCACTGGTTCCATCTCTAACGAACTAAAAAACCTAACTAAAAAAAACAATGAATTTAGCCTGTCGCCGACAAAAACAAGTTTGATTCAAACTCTTCTTCCTCG encodes the following:
- the LOC111258491 gene encoding uncharacterized protein LOC111258491; this encodes MEDSAVGQSSAASGNMVQTILTSMPATNTDTIAVISSTLVVEITIRCAPPSRSSSSPTIEPVTGASMLPEVTVMPPNSTISASRMSEEVAPQDQEGSNHDQSAVVPQVGMSFKSKDDAYEMYNAYARTIGFSIRKNTTRQKNIDRMEVYIRST